A portion of the Stigmatella aurantiaca DW4/3-1 genome contains these proteins:
- a CDS encoding type I polyketide synthase: MSNDQTPASLEAMTPLQRAALAIKTLRTRIDGLERARTEPIAIIGMGCRFPGGADNPGLYWELLRAGVDAVGKVPSDRWDADAYYAQDPGADWKMVVREGGFLAQPIAAFDCEFFGLSPREANYVDPQQRLMLEVAWESLEDAGINPDSLAGSDTGVYVGFLSSDYGRVPFNAIQTRDLPYMGTGNELSFSAGRVSYVLGLQGPSMVVATACSSALVSAHLACQALRLGECSLALAGGVNLILHPDNNIVLSKMRALAPDGRSKTFDASANGYGRGEGCGVLVLKRLSDAQRDKDRILAVIRGSAVNHDGPSGGLTVPNGPAQEKLLRKALETSGLSPSDVRYVEAHGTGTPLGDPIELRALDAVFGQGRRPDEPLLVGSAKTNLGHLESAAGAAGMIKVVQSLRHGELPPHLHFRQPTPAIDWEQLRLSIPTQVTGWPSGAKSRIAGISGFGLSGVNAHVLIEEAPPVLPRAPEEAPRPLHLLALSAKSQEALGALAQRYEQVLGGPELASEALADICFTANTGRAHFKHRLAFVGDSQGAMREQLRAFQAGHGAQPMLSGKAEGQPRIAFLFTGQGAQWLGMGEELFRTEPTFRRTLLRCDEVLRPLMGVSLISLLYPPERDDNARVRLDETGYTQPALFALEYALAQLWMQWGIVPDFVMGHSVGEFVAACVAGVFTLEEGLELIATRARLMQSLPAGGGMAAVSAASPEVEALLPKYEGQVSIAALNGPRSVVLSGREGALSDCLGELAKKGVRCTPLRVSHAFHSALMDPILDAFSRAVEKVRFQPPGIPLISNLSGKEAGAEIVSPRYWVDHLRKPVMFAQGMETLAQAGVQVFLEAGPKPTLVAMGQACVSGDDKRWLASLRPEHSDWRQMLEGLASLYVAGAQVKWRGLEEGIDRRKVSLPSYPFQRRAYWMELTGTAWDRQGTRGQGTARDERVHPLLGRRQASPAQVRQFESSLGPSKLPFLRDHGVYGQIVMPGAAYVEMGLAAGAALFGEASSTVDALAFSQALFLPEEGDRRVHLLYTPEGERSGRFEIFSQDEEAGDGGAEPSWTLHAHGKLASAASVPGERLDLQGLRAEFVQEVPVEAYYEKLGQAGLSYGPSFRAIRGLWRGQNEVLGQLGLAGAALTEAERYLLPPSLLDACFQMVGAVLDEAGETAYLPVGVGKVRVFRAGLREVWAHARISRDEDPKGPVYTCDIKLLSSEGALVASVEQLLLRRVTREGLFGARSKRLQNWLYELEWQVRPLAAQSGTPGDGTSGTTSGAAPQCLILADETGVGHRLAERLQASGWNTVTVGAGEEGSGVDRARAEALLALLESAVPCPIHVIDLWSLGGATAGPDVSRDALRHSTRVLELAQALVRGSKGRTASLWLVTRGAQAVTEGEPLAGLSGSALWGLGKAITREHPELHCRRVDLDPGSSPYELEQLAGEILGESSEDEIALRGDTRRVARLARSHRLRSPGGETSASLRPDATYVVTGGLGGLGLAVAERLAEKGARHLVLIGRSEPGAEARSRLAALTARGVEVQSLQCDVSVSSDLERAMSEIGGRLPPIRGVVHSAAVIDDGLLIQMTPERFARVFAAKVFGGWNLHHVLQGVELDFFVLFSSASSLIGSSGQANYVAANAFLDGLAHLRRSAGLPGLSLNWGAWAEIGVAAEAQLQRRMEQLGFGVIPPADGLQLFEQALGLGGQLGILPVDWAMLGRRGSSPLFEAFIEKAAPAESGGIRRKLEPLSAEGQRAALRAHVGELVNGVLGRPPAEALDPNQGFFALGMDSLMSVELRNVLQRSLGASLPATVAFDNPNVNELVNYLAAEVLGLKDDEAAPAAAWDAGEDQELDALLADVDDLDDDQVQAMLRRGR, translated from the coding sequence ATGTCCAACGATCAGACTCCTGCCTCGCTGGAGGCGATGACGCCCTTGCAACGGGCGGCATTGGCAATCAAGACCCTCCGTACGCGCATCGACGGGCTGGAGCGGGCGCGCACTGAGCCGATCGCCATCATCGGCATGGGTTGCCGGTTCCCTGGAGGGGCTGACAATCCAGGGCTGTACTGGGAACTGCTGCGCGCTGGGGTCGACGCGGTCGGCAAGGTGCCGTCGGACCGCTGGGATGCAGATGCATACTATGCGCAGGATCCTGGCGCCGACTGGAAGATGGTCGTGCGAGAGGGAGGGTTTCTCGCACAGCCCATCGCCGCCTTCGACTGCGAGTTCTTCGGTCTCTCGCCGCGTGAGGCGAACTATGTAGATCCGCAGCAGCGGTTGATGCTCGAGGTCGCGTGGGAGTCTCTGGAAGATGCTGGAATCAATCCGGACTCATTGGCTGGAAGCGACACCGGTGTTTATGTCGGCTTTCTCAGCAGTGACTATGGGCGCGTTCCCTTCAATGCGATCCAGACCCGGGATCTTCCGTACATGGGGACCGGGAACGAGCTGAGCTTCTCGGCGGGCCGCGTCTCCTATGTCCTGGGCCTTCAAGGCCCCTCCATGGTGGTGGCGACGGCCTGCTCCTCGGCGCTTGTGTCGGCCCATCTCGCCTGTCAGGCGCTGCGGCTGGGGGAGTGCTCGCTGGCCCTCGCCGGCGGTGTGAATCTGATCCTCCATCCGGACAACAACATCGTCCTGTCCAAGATGCGGGCACTGGCGCCAGACGGCCGTTCGAAGACCTTCGATGCTTCCGCGAATGGTTACGGGCGGGGCGAGGGATGCGGCGTCCTGGTGCTCAAGCGGCTCTCGGATGCACAGCGGGACAAGGACCGCATCCTCGCCGTCATCCGCGGCTCCGCGGTGAACCATGATGGGCCCAGTGGTGGCCTGACGGTTCCCAACGGTCCCGCGCAGGAAAAGCTGCTGCGAAAGGCCCTGGAGACCTCTGGCCTGTCTCCGTCCGACGTTCGCTACGTGGAGGCCCACGGAACCGGAACTCCGTTGGGGGATCCCATTGAACTCCGGGCACTCGATGCGGTGTTCGGGCAGGGCCGGCGTCCGGACGAGCCACTGCTTGTCGGTTCAGCGAAGACAAACCTCGGCCACCTCGAGTCCGCTGCGGGTGCGGCGGGCATGATCAAGGTCGTTCAGTCCTTGCGGCATGGAGAACTCCCCCCCCACTTGCACTTCCGCCAGCCCACGCCGGCCATTGACTGGGAGCAACTTCGGCTCTCCATTCCCACGCAGGTGACGGGTTGGCCGTCAGGTGCCAAGTCCCGGATCGCGGGCATCAGCGGCTTCGGGCTCAGTGGCGTCAACGCGCATGTCCTCATTGAGGAGGCTCCTCCGGTGTTGCCCCGGGCCCCGGAGGAAGCTCCTCGGCCGCTTCACCTCTTGGCGTTGTCGGCCAAGAGTCAGGAAGCGCTGGGAGCGCTTGCCCAGCGTTACGAGCAAGTCCTCGGAGGGCCCGAGCTTGCTTCGGAGGCTCTCGCGGACATCTGTTTCACCGCCAATACCGGGCGCGCCCATTTCAAGCATCGGCTTGCGTTCGTCGGTGACTCGCAGGGGGCCATGCGCGAGCAATTGCGTGCGTTCCAAGCGGGGCATGGCGCTCAGCCCATGCTGAGCGGGAAAGCCGAGGGACAGCCGCGGATTGCTTTCTTGTTTACCGGCCAAGGGGCTCAGTGGCTCGGCATGGGCGAGGAACTTTTCCGGACTGAACCCACCTTCCGCCGGACGCTTCTTCGCTGTGATGAGGTGCTGCGTCCGCTGATGGGCGTGTCACTCATCTCGCTGCTCTATCCGCCAGAGCGTGACGACAACGCGCGTGTCCGGCTGGATGAGACGGGGTACACCCAGCCGGCACTGTTCGCGCTGGAATACGCCCTGGCCCAGCTGTGGATGCAGTGGGGAATTGTCCCGGACTTTGTGATGGGACACTCCGTCGGTGAGTTCGTGGCGGCGTGCGTGGCGGGCGTGTTCACGCTGGAGGAAGGCCTAGAACTCATTGCCACGCGTGCGCGACTGATGCAGTCCCTGCCTGCTGGTGGAGGGATGGCGGCCGTCTCCGCTGCTTCACCGGAGGTAGAGGCCCTGCTTCCAAAGTACGAGGGGCAGGTGTCCATCGCTGCACTCAATGGTCCTCGCAGCGTTGTGCTCTCGGGCCGTGAAGGCGCATTGAGCGACTGTCTTGGCGAGCTGGCCAAGAAAGGGGTCCGCTGCACGCCATTGCGCGTCTCCCATGCTTTCCACTCGGCCTTGATGGATCCCATCCTCGACGCGTTCTCTCGGGCCGTGGAGAAAGTGCGGTTTCAGCCACCGGGGATTCCCCTCATCTCGAACCTGAGTGGAAAAGAGGCTGGGGCGGAGATCGTGAGCCCCCGGTACTGGGTGGATCATCTCCGCAAGCCCGTGATGTTCGCGCAGGGAATGGAGACCCTGGCGCAAGCGGGGGTGCAGGTCTTTCTGGAAGCAGGTCCCAAGCCGACCCTCGTGGCAATGGGCCAGGCCTGCGTCTCAGGAGATGACAAACGCTGGCTGGCGAGCCTGCGGCCCGAGCACTCGGATTGGCGGCAGATGTTGGAGGGGCTCGCGTCCCTCTACGTCGCGGGAGCACAGGTGAAATGGAGGGGCCTGGAGGAGGGCATTGACCGGCGCAAGGTCTCGCTCCCCAGCTACCCTTTCCAGCGGCGGGCGTACTGGATGGAGCTGACTGGCACGGCCTGGGACCGGCAGGGAACGCGGGGGCAGGGCACCGCTCGTGATGAGCGCGTCCACCCGCTCCTCGGTCGGCGCCAAGCGTCTCCAGCGCAGGTGCGGCAGTTCGAGTCTTCCTTGGGGCCTTCGAAGCTGCCTTTCCTCCGGGATCATGGTGTCTACGGGCAGATCGTCATGCCGGGCGCCGCCTATGTGGAGATGGGGCTTGCCGCGGGTGCGGCGCTCTTTGGAGAGGCCAGTAGCACCGTGGACGCTCTTGCTTTCTCACAGGCCCTCTTCCTGCCCGAGGAAGGGGATCGTCGCGTGCATCTGCTCTACACGCCGGAAGGAGAGCGCTCGGGGAGGTTCGAGATCTTCAGCCAGGATGAGGAGGCGGGCGACGGCGGAGCGGAACCCTCCTGGACTTTGCACGCCCATGGGAAGCTGGCCTCGGCGGCGTCTGTCCCTGGCGAGCGCCTGGATCTTCAAGGCCTCCGGGCTGAGTTCGTTCAGGAAGTCCCCGTGGAGGCTTATTATGAGAAGCTGGGTCAGGCGGGGCTCTCGTACGGTCCCAGCTTCCGCGCGATCCGGGGTCTTTGGCGCGGCCAGAACGAGGTGCTTGGCCAGCTTGGCCTGGCCGGTGCCGCGCTGACCGAGGCCGAGCGCTACTTGCTGCCTCCCTCGCTTTTGGACGCGTGCTTCCAGATGGTGGGGGCTGTGCTCGATGAGGCGGGAGAGACTGCCTACCTTCCCGTGGGAGTTGGGAAGGTCCGGGTGTTCAGGGCGGGCTTGCGGGAAGTGTGGGCCCACGCCCGGATCTCTCGGGACGAGGATCCGAAGGGCCCTGTTTACACGTGTGACATCAAGCTGTTGTCTTCCGAAGGGGCGCTCGTGGCGTCCGTCGAGCAGCTGTTGCTCCGGCGGGTGACCCGGGAGGGCCTCTTTGGAGCGAGGAGCAAGCGTTTGCAGAACTGGCTCTATGAGCTGGAGTGGCAGGTCAGACCGCTGGCTGCGCAGTCCGGCACCCCCGGCGATGGCACTTCCGGCACGACCTCGGGGGCAGCGCCTCAGTGTCTGATCCTCGCCGATGAAACGGGTGTAGGTCACCGCCTCGCCGAGCGCCTCCAGGCGAGCGGCTGGAACACGGTGACGGTCGGAGCAGGGGAGGAAGGCTCCGGCGTGGATCGCGCGCGTGCCGAGGCGCTTCTGGCGCTTTTGGAGAGTGCGGTGCCGTGCCCGATCCACGTCATCGATCTGTGGAGCCTTGGTGGGGCCACGGCAGGCCCAGATGTCTCCAGGGATGCCCTTCGTCACAGTACCCGCGTGCTTGAGCTCGCGCAGGCGCTCGTCCGAGGTTCGAAAGGCCGGACGGCCTCGCTCTGGCTGGTGACGCGGGGGGCTCAGGCGGTCACTGAGGGGGAGCCGCTCGCTGGCTTGAGTGGCTCGGCCCTCTGGGGTCTTGGCAAGGCCATCACGCGCGAGCATCCGGAACTCCATTGTCGGCGCGTGGATCTGGATCCCGGTTCGTCTCCTTACGAACTCGAGCAGCTCGCTGGGGAAATTCTCGGCGAGAGCAGCGAGGACGAGATCGCGCTGCGGGGAGATACCCGCCGTGTGGCCCGCTTGGCTCGCAGCCACCGGCTCCGGTCTCCGGGCGGCGAGACCAGCGCTTCCCTGCGTCCAGACGCAACCTACGTTGTCACGGGTGGATTGGGTGGATTGGGTCTGGCCGTGGCCGAGAGGTTGGCCGAGAAGGGCGCTCGCCACCTGGTGTTGATCGGGCGAAGCGAGCCAGGAGCGGAGGCTCGGTCCCGGCTGGCCGCGCTGACCGCGCGAGGCGTGGAAGTTCAGAGCCTGCAATGCGATGTGTCCGTTTCATCCGATCTCGAGCGCGCGATGTCGGAGATCGGTGGACGGCTGCCGCCCATCCGGGGCGTCGTCCACTCCGCGGCGGTCATCGACGATGGGCTTTTGATTCAGATGACACCGGAGCGTTTCGCCCGGGTGTTCGCCGCCAAGGTCTTTGGCGGGTGGAATCTCCACCACGTGCTTCAGGGGGTGGAACTCGACTTCTTCGTGCTCTTCTCGTCGGCGTCGTCGCTGATCGGCTCCAGTGGACAGGCCAACTACGTGGCCGCCAATGCTTTCCTGGACGGACTGGCCCATCTTCGACGCTCGGCGGGGTTGCCGGGCCTGAGCCTCAACTGGGGCGCTTGGGCGGAGATCGGTGTGGCTGCGGAGGCACAGCTCCAGCGCCGGATGGAGCAGCTCGGCTTCGGGGTAATTCCCCCTGCCGATGGGCTCCAGCTCTTCGAGCAGGCACTTGGGCTGGGAGGCCAGTTGGGCATTCTTCCGGTGGATTGGGCGATGCTCGGGCGGCGGGGGAGCTCTCCATTGTTCGAGGCCTTCATCGAGAAGGCTGCCCCGGCCGAGAGTGGGGGAATCCGGCGGAAGCTCGAGCCGCTCTCTGCCGAAGGCCAGCGTGCCGCGTTGCGTGCGCACGTGGGTGAGCTCGTGAACGGTGTGCTGGGCCGGCCCCCGGCGGAGGCGCTCGATCCCAATCAGGGCTTCTTCGCGCTCGGAATGGACTCGCTGATGTCCGTGGAACTGCGAAACGTCCTTCAGCGGAGCCTGGGCGCCTCGCTGCCCGCGACCGTGGCGTTCGACAACCCCAACGTCAACGAACTGGTGAATTACCTGGCGGCCGAGGTCCTGGGACTCAAGGACGATGAGGCCGCTCCTGCTGCCGCCTGGGACGCCGGCGAGGATCAGGAACTGGATGCGCTCCTGGCGGACGTGGACGATCTGGATGACGACCAGGTCCAGGCCATGCTGCGCCGTGGCCGTTGA
- a CDS encoding RiPP maturation radical SAM C-methyltransferase, with protein sequence MSSDSVQVRFVVAPFLPEHQPALGVSTLVSVLQKEGIKASVQYLNVQFMRQIGWELYYYLSYATPPEILAGEMAFLPASPDLLLGEMVFAPALWGEAASNWEAYADLLTPLLEVKQHTEGATSGGARREQALHWGKAREQIRALREDSPRIVRQWAQELLRDKPRVIGFTSTFQQNVASLALAKELRRLVPREELTIIMGGANCEADMGKAISDNFPFLDHVVSGEGEGVILDLVKGVLNPGTNRPQPRYVAAPQIENMDSLPMPDFDHYFQAIKDMPMAKRANLTAESSRGCWWGAKAHCTFCGLNGSGMAYRSKDAGKFVHELRTLAQRYGFNFFMMADNILDLKYIKSVFPALIEQGDEITMFYETKSNLRKEQLELMVAGGVTELQPGIESLSTPVLELMDKGTTRLQNIQLIKWCEEFAINVNWNILFGFPGEPPEEYEDMAKLMPSLFHLPPPGGCGRIRLDRFAPYWKSPEKYKLVNVRQKWSYDYVYAMLPPEERRRIAYYFDYDYEDAREPHLYLRDTLQRTEQWRDGYSRGVTLEFQLDGEVPCVLDTRDGTSKKVPLSADGLRILKLLDSIQSSKAVFSKLNEGRTEGEVTEAAFDALLTEFLERGWVIREGVRYLGLVLDRNERQRIIDLKMAAQLGTIDWSRLGAVPAGRPAPAQAVSPH encoded by the coding sequence GTGTCCTCTGATTCCGTTCAAGTCCGATTCGTCGTCGCTCCTTTTCTTCCGGAGCACCAGCCTGCTTTGGGTGTGAGCACGCTGGTCAGCGTGCTTCAAAAAGAAGGAATCAAGGCCAGCGTCCAGTACCTCAATGTGCAGTTCATGCGGCAGATCGGCTGGGAGCTCTACTACTACCTGTCGTACGCCACGCCGCCGGAGATTCTCGCGGGTGAAATGGCGTTCCTTCCCGCCTCTCCTGACTTGCTCCTCGGGGAGATGGTTTTCGCTCCGGCCTTGTGGGGCGAGGCCGCCTCGAATTGGGAGGCGTACGCGGACCTGCTGACGCCGTTGCTGGAGGTGAAGCAGCACACGGAAGGTGCTACCTCGGGTGGCGCTCGCCGTGAGCAGGCACTGCATTGGGGCAAGGCCCGCGAGCAAATCCGGGCCCTCCGGGAGGACAGTCCCCGGATCGTGAGGCAGTGGGCGCAAGAACTCCTCCGCGACAAGCCGCGGGTCATCGGCTTCACCTCGACCTTCCAACAGAATGTGGCCTCCCTGGCGCTGGCCAAGGAACTGCGTCGGTTGGTCCCCCGTGAGGAGTTGACGATCATCATGGGGGGCGCCAACTGCGAAGCGGACATGGGCAAGGCGATCTCGGACAACTTCCCCTTCCTGGATCATGTGGTCTCCGGAGAGGGGGAGGGGGTCATCCTCGATCTCGTCAAGGGGGTGCTGAACCCTGGGACGAACCGGCCGCAGCCGCGCTATGTGGCGGCGCCTCAGATCGAGAACATGGACTCGCTGCCGATGCCGGATTTCGATCACTACTTCCAGGCCATCAAGGACATGCCGATGGCCAAGCGCGCCAACCTGACCGCTGAGTCCTCTCGCGGTTGCTGGTGGGGTGCCAAGGCGCATTGCACCTTCTGTGGCCTCAACGGCTCGGGCATGGCGTACCGGAGCAAGGACGCGGGCAAGTTTGTCCACGAGCTGCGCACGCTGGCCCAGCGCTACGGCTTCAACTTCTTCATGATGGCCGACAACATTCTGGACCTGAAGTACATCAAGTCGGTGTTTCCCGCCCTCATCGAGCAGGGGGACGAGATCACGATGTTCTACGAGACCAAGAGCAACCTCCGGAAGGAGCAGTTGGAGCTCATGGTTGCGGGGGGCGTCACCGAGCTTCAGCCTGGGATCGAAAGCCTCAGCACGCCCGTGCTCGAGCTCATGGACAAGGGCACCACGCGGTTGCAGAACATCCAGCTGATCAAGTGGTGCGAAGAGTTCGCCATCAACGTCAATTGGAACATCCTCTTCGGCTTCCCTGGAGAGCCTCCCGAGGAGTACGAGGACATGGCCAAGTTGATGCCGTCCTTGTTCCACCTGCCTCCGCCAGGAGGCTGCGGACGCATCCGGTTGGACCGGTTCGCGCCGTACTGGAAGTCGCCCGAGAAGTACAAGCTGGTCAACGTCCGCCAGAAATGGTCCTACGACTACGTCTACGCCATGCTGCCCCCCGAGGAGCGTCGGCGGATCGCGTACTACTTTGACTACGACTATGAGGATGCCCGCGAGCCGCACCTCTACCTGCGCGACACCTTGCAGCGGACCGAGCAGTGGCGCGACGGGTACAGCCGGGGCGTGACGCTCGAGTTCCAACTCGACGGTGAGGTGCCTTGTGTCCTGGATACGCGGGATGGAACCTCGAAGAAGGTGCCCCTCTCCGCCGATGGCCTTCGGATCTTGAAGCTCCTGGACTCCATCCAAAGCAGCAAGGCCGTGTTCTCGAAGCTGAACGAGGGACGGACGGAAGGCGAAGTGACGGAGGCGGCCTTCGATGCACTGTTGACGGAGTTTCTGGAGAGGGGCTGGGTCATCCGCGAAGGGGTCAGGTACTTGGGCCTCGTGCTCGATCGGAACGAGCGTCAGCGGATCATCGATCTGAAGATGGCCGCCCAGCTTGGCACCATCGATTGGTCTCGTCTCGGAGCTGTACCCGCCGGACGCCCGGCGCCCGCGCAAGCGGTATCGCCTCACTAG